Proteins encoded in a region of the Streptomyces sp. NBC_00310 genome:
- the hypF gene encoding carbamoyltransferase HypF yields MSASQAPAAVAEDTPLRRRVTVRGVVQGVGFRPYLYGLAAELALAGHVTNTPEGVVVEVEGTASAVARFCDRIAAQAPPLARVESVDHTEMPPAGGTAFTILASRADGPARTLVSPDSATCADCLAELADPADRRYRHPFVNCTHCGPRFTIVTAVPYDRANTTMAGFRMCPDCAREYADPADRRFHAQPVACPACGPRLRLVVAEKEGLRGVDGADPVGEARALLTRGGILAVKGLGGYHLACDATSRAAVALLRRRKARGDKPFAVMARTPDDVRHLVRLSPEERSLLEDRARPVVLLRRHPDPSYAAGDPKPAEAVAPGSPDLGVMLPYTPLHHLLLGLPGDADGPRLLVMTSGNVSGEPIVTDDTEALERLAHLADAWLTHDRPIHVPCDDSVVRVCDGKPLVIRRSRGYAPLPLTLPLSVRPALAVGGDLKNAFCLGSGRRAWLSAHIGDMDDVGTQRAFERAAAQLESITGVRPETLASDRHPGYRSARWVDRNAAHRPVVRVQHHHAHVAAAMAEHGLDGTRPVIGVAFDGTGHGDDGAVWGGEFLLADYDRFTRFGHLAYVPLPGGDAAVRRPYRMALAHLRAAGIPWSADLACTAACPPDELQVLERQLERDLNCVPTSSMGRLFDAVSSLTGVCHRAGYEAQAAVELEGAALRAPAEDTTAYAFALHASEKSRGGVVRADPAPVFAAIAGDLRAGVEPPVVAARFHRGVSALVRRMCGRARERHGLDTVALTGGVFANTLLSSACAAGLREDGFTVLRHHLVPPNDGGLALGQLMVAARATSTPTPTD; encoded by the coding sequence GTGAGCGCTTCGCAGGCCCCGGCCGCCGTCGCCGAGGACACCCCGCTACGCCGCCGGGTCACCGTCCGGGGAGTGGTGCAGGGCGTGGGTTTCCGGCCGTACCTGTACGGCCTCGCCGCCGAACTCGCCCTGGCCGGACATGTGACCAACACCCCGGAGGGCGTCGTCGTGGAGGTCGAGGGCACCGCCTCGGCCGTGGCCCGGTTCTGCGACCGGATCGCCGCCCAGGCGCCCCCGCTGGCCCGCGTGGAGTCCGTCGACCACACGGAGATGCCTCCCGCCGGCGGCACCGCGTTCACCATCCTCGCCTCCCGCGCCGACGGACCGGCACGCACCCTGGTCTCCCCGGACTCCGCCACCTGCGCCGACTGTCTCGCCGAGTTGGCCGACCCGGCGGACCGGCGGTACCGCCACCCGTTCGTCAACTGCACCCACTGCGGCCCGCGCTTCACGATCGTCACCGCGGTGCCCTACGACCGGGCCAACACCACCATGGCCGGCTTCCGGATGTGCCCCGACTGTGCCCGGGAGTACGCGGATCCGGCCGACCGGCGTTTCCACGCGCAGCCGGTCGCCTGCCCGGCCTGCGGGCCGCGTCTGCGGCTGGTCGTCGCCGAGAAGGAGGGGCTCAGGGGTGTCGACGGGGCGGACCCGGTCGGCGAGGCGCGCGCACTGCTGACGCGGGGCGGGATCCTCGCCGTGAAGGGCCTGGGCGGCTACCACCTGGCCTGCGACGCCACGAGCCGGGCGGCGGTCGCCCTCCTGCGACGCCGGAAGGCGCGGGGGGACAAACCGTTCGCCGTCATGGCCAGGACCCCGGACGATGTCCGCCACCTCGTGCGGCTGAGCCCCGAGGAGCGGAGTCTGCTCGAAGACCGGGCCCGGCCGGTCGTCCTGCTGAGGCGGCACCCGGACCCGTCGTACGCCGCCGGGGATCCGAAGCCCGCCGAGGCCGTCGCGCCCGGCAGTCCCGACCTCGGCGTGATGCTGCCCTACACGCCCCTGCACCATCTGCTGCTCGGCCTGCCCGGCGACGCGGACGGCCCCCGGCTGCTCGTCATGACCAGCGGCAACGTTTCCGGTGAGCCGATCGTCACCGACGACACCGAGGCGCTGGAGCGGCTCGCGCATCTGGCCGACGCCTGGCTCACACACGACCGGCCGATCCATGTCCCGTGCGACGACTCCGTGGTCCGGGTCTGTGACGGGAAGCCGCTGGTGATCCGCCGCTCGCGTGGCTACGCCCCGTTGCCGCTCACCCTGCCGCTGTCCGTGCGGCCGGCCCTCGCGGTCGGGGGAGACCTGAAGAACGCCTTCTGTCTGGGGTCGGGCCGCCGCGCCTGGCTGTCGGCGCACATCGGCGACATGGACGACGTCGGCACGCAGCGGGCCTTCGAGCGCGCGGCGGCGCAGCTGGAGTCCATCACGGGAGTGCGGCCCGAGACCCTGGCGTCCGACCGGCATCCGGGCTACCGCTCCGCCCGGTGGGTCGACCGGAACGCGGCGCACCGGCCCGTCGTGCGCGTCCAGCACCATCACGCGCACGTCGCCGCCGCGATGGCCGAGCACGGGCTGGACGGCACCCGGCCGGTGATCGGCGTCGCCTTCGACGGCACCGGCCACGGCGACGACGGCGCCGTGTGGGGCGGGGAGTTCCTGCTCGCCGACTACGACCGCTTCACCCGGTTCGGGCACCTCGCGTACGTCCCGCTGCCCGGTGGCGACGCCGCGGTGCGCCGGCCGTACCGCATGGCACTGGCCCATCTGCGGGCGGCCGGGATCCCCTGGTCCGCTGACCTCGCCTGTACGGCCGCCTGCCCGCCCGACGAACTGCAGGTCCTGGAGCGGCAGTTGGAGCGAGACCTGAACTGTGTCCCCACGTCCAGCATGGGCCGCCTCTTCGACGCCGTGTCCTCGCTGACCGGTGTGTGCCACCGCGCCGGATACGAGGCACAGGCCGCCGTCGAGTTGGAAGGCGCGGCTCTGCGGGCGCCCGCCGAGGACACCACGGCGTACGCCTTCGCCCTGCACGCCTCGGAGAAGAGCCGGGGCGGCGTCGTACGGGCCGATCCGGCACCGGTGTTCGCGGCGATCGCCGGCGACCTGCGCGCGGGCGTGGAGCCGCCCGTGGTCGCGGCCCGCTTCCATCGGGGTGTGTCCGCTCTGGTGCGCCGGATGTGCGGGCGGGCGCGGGAGCGGCACGGGCTGGACACGGTCGCCCTGACGGGAGGCGTGTTCGCGAACACGCTGCTCTCGTCGGCCTGTGCCGCCGGCCTGCGCGAGGACGGCTTCACGGTCCTGCGGCACCACCTGGTGCCCCCCAACGACGGCGGTCTGGCGCTGGGCCAGCTGATGGTGGCCGCCCGCGCCACTTCGACTCCCACGCCCACCGACTGA
- a CDS encoding hydrogenase maturation protease: MNPSPPAGPRTLVAGIGNIFLRDDGFGVETARRLSERDQPEHVEVVDIGVRGVHLAYQLLDGYDTLVLVDATARGEAPGTLYVIEHEVAGPSPAPGAPALDGHRMTPDTVLALLGTLCAGTGGRPPRRVLVVGCEPASVDEGIGLSAPVSDAVPEAVRLIEELLRNGEPSVAQVPTAEAST, from the coding sequence ATGAACCCTTCCCCACCGGCCGGTCCACGGACTCTCGTGGCGGGCATCGGCAACATCTTCCTCCGCGACGACGGCTTCGGCGTGGAGACCGCGCGCCGACTCTCCGAGCGTGACCAGCCAGAACACGTCGAGGTCGTGGACATCGGGGTACGCGGGGTGCACCTCGCCTACCAACTCCTGGACGGCTACGACACCCTCGTCCTCGTGGACGCCACGGCACGCGGCGAAGCCCCCGGCACGCTGTACGTGATCGAGCACGAGGTCGCAGGCCCGAGCCCGGCGCCCGGTGCCCCCGCCCTGGACGGCCACCGGATGACCCCCGACACCGTACTGGCGCTGCTGGGCACCCTCTGCGCCGGGACCGGCGGCCGGCCACCACGCCGTGTCCTGGTCGTCGGATGCGAACCGGCCTCGGTGGACGAGGGCATCGGGCTCAGCGCGCCGGTGTCCGACGCCGTGCCGGAGGCCGTCCGGCTGATCGAAGAACTCCTGCGGAACGGCGAACCGTCCGTGGCGCAGGTCCCCACCGCTGAGGCTTCGACATGA
- a CDS encoding DUF6893 family small protein, producing the protein MKKIVIGGAAVAALVAVAAEVLPDLRRYLRIRRM; encoded by the coding sequence ATGAAGAAGATCGTCATTGGAGGAGCCGCCGTGGCGGCCCTGGTGGCCGTCGCCGCCGAGGTGCTTCCCGACCTCAGGCGCTATCTGCGGATCCGACGGATGTGA
- the hypA gene encoding hydrogenase maturation nickel metallochaperone HypA has translation MHEMSVALAVVDQVAEAADRTEGVTAVRSVRLQVGELAGVVPDALAFCFELACAGTLLEGAELVTEAVPGRARCTPCAHEWAVGMPPRLTCPACGGTRTDLLAGRELQIVDVHWEDGGPAHPPTREPISEER, from the coding sequence ATGCACGAGATGTCCGTCGCGCTGGCGGTCGTCGACCAGGTCGCGGAGGCCGCCGACCGGACCGAAGGTGTCACGGCGGTGCGATCGGTGCGGCTCCAGGTGGGCGAACTCGCCGGTGTCGTACCCGACGCACTCGCCTTCTGCTTCGAACTGGCCTGTGCCGGAACCCTGCTGGAAGGCGCCGAACTGGTCACCGAAGCGGTGCCGGGGCGGGCCCGCTGCACGCCCTGCGCACACGAATGGGCCGTCGGTATGCCTCCCCGGCTGACCTGCCCCGCGTGCGGCGGGACGCGTACCGACCTGCTCGCGGGCCGGGAACTGCAGATCGTCGACGTGCACTGGGAGGACGGCGGCCCCGCGCACCCGCCCACCCGCGAACCGATCTCCGAGGAGCGCTGA
- the hypB gene encoding hydrogenase nickel incorporation protein HypB: MCRVTDLRQAVLAKNDASAHELRAHLTARGTAVVNLLSSPGSGKTALLEQELLRARERSVAVAALSADLATENDAVRLARSGVPVKQVLTDGLCHLEAGMLAGHLDGWLPDDTRLLFVENVGNLVCPASYDLGETLRVVLASVTEGEDKPLKYPTAFGLAQLVVVTKTDLAAAVEFDAITFRANLEQVNPGVEVVMTSARRGQGIGVLLDRAMAAADGAPVHSPVMAGHSHHGHTHGHTHAHPEATGTMAHTHS; this comes from the coding sequence ATGTGCCGTGTCACCGACCTGCGCCAGGCCGTACTCGCGAAGAACGACGCGAGCGCCCACGAACTGCGCGCACATCTCACGGCCCGAGGCACCGCGGTCGTCAATCTGCTGTCCAGCCCGGGCAGCGGCAAGACCGCGCTGCTGGAACAGGAACTGCTGCGGGCACGGGAGCGGTCCGTGGCCGTCGCGGCGCTGAGCGCCGACCTTGCCACCGAGAACGACGCGGTCCGCCTGGCGCGTTCGGGTGTCCCGGTCAAGCAGGTGCTCACCGACGGACTGTGCCACCTGGAGGCGGGGATGCTCGCCGGGCACCTGGACGGGTGGCTGCCCGACGACACCCGGCTGCTGTTCGTGGAGAACGTCGGCAACCTCGTCTGCCCTGCCTCCTACGACCTGGGGGAGACGCTGAGGGTCGTCCTCGCCTCCGTCACGGAGGGCGAGGACAAGCCGCTCAAGTACCCCACCGCCTTCGGCCTCGCCCAGCTGGTCGTGGTCACCAAGACCGACCTCGCGGCGGCCGTCGAGTTCGACGCGATCACGTTCCGCGCGAACCTGGAGCAGGTCAACCCCGGAGTCGAGGTGGTCATGACCTCGGCACGACGGGGGCAGGGGATCGGCGTACTGCTCGACAGGGCCATGGCCGCCGCGGACGGTGCCCCCGTCCACTCGCCGGTCATGGCCGGGCACTCCCACCACGGTCACACGCACGGACACACCCACGCGCACCCGGAGGCCACCGGCACGATGGCCCACACCCACTCGTGA